One window of Pseudomonas sp. ML2-2023-3 genomic DNA carries:
- a CDS encoding DapH/DapD/GlmU-related protein gives MIRKNPSGDLPKIAESAYVDRTAIICGKVVIGENVFVGPYAVIRADEIDSEGGMLPITIGANSNIQDGVVIHSKSGAAVTIGENTSIAHRSIVHGPCRIGDRVFIGFNSVLFNCELGDGCVVRHNSVVDGRDLPDKFYVPSTTRIGPNTDLSQFAPVSVSASEFSEDVARTNVDLVRGYKALQNEF, from the coding sequence ATGATCCGTAAAAATCCGTCCGGTGATCTGCCGAAGATCGCCGAGTCAGCCTACGTTGATAGAACCGCGATTATTTGCGGCAAGGTAGTGATTGGCGAGAATGTATTTGTCGGGCCATATGCCGTGATACGCGCCGATGAAATAGACAGTGAGGGTGGCATGCTCCCGATTACTATCGGAGCCAATTCCAATATCCAGGACGGTGTGGTGATTCACTCGAAGTCCGGGGCTGCAGTCACTATTGGTGAAAACACCTCGATTGCGCACCGGTCCATCGTTCACGGACCCTGCCGTATTGGTGATCGAGTGTTTATCGGATTCAACAGTGTGCTGTTCAATTGCGAACTCGGGGACGGGTGTGTGGTGCGGCATAACTCGGTCGTCGATGGCCGCGACCTGCCGGATAAATTCTACGTACCCTCCACAACGCGTATCGGGCCAAACACTGACCTGAGCCAGTTTGCCCCGGTCAGTGTCAGCGCATCGGAGTTTTCAGAGGATGTAGCGCGCACCAATGTCGATCTGGTACGCGGCTACAAGGCGCTGCAAAACGAGTTCTAA
- a CDS encoding DUF3617 domain-containing protein has translation MNVRLLGLFMACGLSIPVAQAQMLQPGLWELSSSNMQVDGQQLPELQVMLGQLQNMLTPEQKAQLESQGLTMAGKGVRVCLTPDQVKTDDIPLTDPKSGCNQQITERSGNKWKFRFSCPKAQGAGVATFASDREFTTQVNGTFNATGIQQKGSMDTRAVWLGQNCGTVKPRT, from the coding sequence ATGAATGTTCGTCTGCTTGGGTTGTTCATGGCCTGTGGTTTGTCGATCCCGGTGGCTCAGGCCCAAATGCTGCAACCGGGGCTTTGGGAACTGAGCTCCAGCAATATGCAGGTAGACGGCCAACAATTACCTGAACTGCAGGTAATGTTAGGCCAATTGCAAAATATGCTGACCCCGGAACAAAAAGCCCAATTGGAAAGCCAAGGGCTGACCATGGCAGGCAAAGGTGTTCGGGTCTGCCTCACCCCTGATCAAGTGAAAACAGATGACATCCCGCTGACTGATCCCAAGTCAGGATGTAACCAGCAGATCACTGAGCGTAGTGGAAATAAGTGGAAGTTTCGCTTTAGTTGTCCAAAAGCTCAGGGCGCAGGTGTGGCAACTTTTGCCAGTGATCGTGAATTCACCACCCAGGTTAATGGCACCTTTAACGCGACCGGGATTCAGCAGAAGGGCAGCATGGACACCCGTGCTGTCTGGTTGGGGCAAAACTGTGGAACAGTCAAACCCCGCACTTGA
- the cls gene encoding cardiolipin synthase — protein sequence MDYLGPHIFGYLILLIHSLGLIAAVHAVLTVRTAQGSIAWAMSLFFIPYITLIPYLIFGRSTFDDYIRARRDANQEMREAITHLSWRPWVEEALAARNSNAYASLRAMPRLGRMPCLANNTVRLLINGTATFDAIFDAIRAAKEVVLVQFFIVHDDDLGMKLHALLLEKAAQGVAVHLLYDSIGSHALPSIYAETLRAGGVQTYAFATHGGWISRFQVNFRNHRKVVVVDGVRGFVGGHNVGDEYLGAKPPLSPWRDTHVEVTGPVVACLQESFAEDWFWATRKLPPLLLPQSYPDGGVLCQFLASGPADPYETCSLFFVEAIHAANRRVWITTPYFVPDEAVFSALRLAVLRGVDVRILIPSRPDHKIVYAASSLYAFEAVRAGVRIFRYQPGFLHQKVVLVDDEISAIGSANMDNRSFRLNFEVMLLTVDEAFARQVEHMLLDDFALAREITEADIKATHRLQQLGMRVARLVSPVL from the coding sequence ATGGATTATCTAGGCCCGCACATATTTGGTTATCTGATTCTATTAATCCACAGCTTAGGCTTGATTGCTGCCGTACATGCGGTTTTAACCGTCAGGACGGCGCAAGGCTCGATCGCCTGGGCCATGTCATTATTCTTCATTCCTTACATCACACTGATCCCGTACCTGATCTTTGGCCGCAGCACATTTGACGATTACATTCGGGCCCGGCGCGATGCCAATCAGGAGATGCGAGAAGCCATTACTCACCTGAGCTGGCGGCCATGGGTAGAAGAAGCCCTCGCAGCACGCAACTCAAATGCCTATGCATCACTGCGAGCGATGCCCCGGTTAGGGCGCATGCCTTGCCTGGCAAACAACACCGTACGATTGCTGATCAATGGCACCGCTACTTTCGACGCTATTTTCGACGCCATCCGTGCAGCAAAAGAAGTCGTGCTGGTCCAGTTTTTTATCGTTCACGACGATGACCTCGGCATGAAGCTGCATGCATTGCTCCTGGAAAAAGCCGCACAAGGGGTCGCAGTGCATCTGCTCTATGACAGCATCGGCAGCCATGCACTGCCCAGTATTTACGCCGAGACCTTGCGCGCAGGCGGTGTTCAAACTTATGCGTTTGCCACACATGGCGGATGGATCAGTCGCTTCCAGGTGAACTTTCGTAACCACCGAAAAGTGGTAGTGGTAGACGGCGTGCGGGGCTTTGTTGGGGGGCACAACGTTGGGGATGAATACCTGGGCGCCAAACCGCCGCTGTCTCCGTGGCGCGATACCCACGTCGAAGTCACCGGCCCTGTGGTGGCCTGCCTGCAGGAGTCCTTTGCTGAAGACTGGTTCTGGGCCACACGCAAACTGCCCCCCCTGCTCCTGCCCCAGAGTTATCCGGACGGCGGCGTGCTCTGCCAGTTTCTGGCCAGCGGTCCAGCAGACCCGTATGAAACCTGCTCGCTGTTTTTTGTTGAAGCCATCCATGCCGCCAACCGCAGGGTGTGGATTACGACCCCCTACTTTGTTCCCGATGAGGCAGTGTTCTCCGCTTTAAGGCTGGCCGTACTGCGCGGTGTGGATGTTCGAATCCTGATACCGTCCCGCCCGGACCACAAGATTGTGTATGCCGCGTCCAGTCTGTATGCCTTTGAAGCAGTACGCGCAGGCGTGCGGATCTTCCGTTATCAACCGGGGTTTTTGCATCAAAAAGTGGTATTGGTCGACGACGAAATCAGCGCCATTGGCAGCGCCAATATGGACAACCGATCGTTCCGTCTCAACTTTGAAGTGATGTTGCTTACCGTCGACGAAGCGTTCGCCAGACAGGTTGAACATATGCTGCTCGATGACTTCGCCCTGGCCCGTGAAATCACCGAAGCGGATATCAAGGCAACCCACCGTTTACAGCAGTTGGGCATGCGGGTGGCCCGGCTGGTTTCACCTGTTTTATAG
- the cfaB gene encoding C17 cyclopropane fatty acid synthase CfaB, translating to MLAQLPPALQKLQLPLRLRLWDGHEFNFGPSPSVTIVVKDPTLVAQFTHPSLDLLGSAFVEGRLELEGSISEAIRVCDELSQALLDDDEDTTPPRVHHDKATDAESISYHYDLSNDFYQLWLDRDMAYSCGYFETGEESLDEAQQAKFRLLCRKLRLKPGEYLLDVGCGWGGLARFAAKEYGIKVFGITLSKEQLTLARERVNAEGLQDKVDLQLLDYRDLPQDGRFDKIVSVGMFEHVGHANLREYCEILSRAVREGGLVMNHGITSKHTDGRQVGRGAGDFIDRYVFPNGELPHLSMMTAEISEAGLEVVDVESLRLHYARTLEHWSQRLEHSLEAAARQVPEQALRIWRLYLAGCAYAFAHGWINIDQILATKPHADGSLELPPTRADIYR from the coding sequence ATGCTCGCGCAACTTCCGCCGGCCTTACAGAAACTTCAACTTCCATTACGGCTAAGGCTGTGGGACGGGCATGAGTTCAATTTTGGCCCGAGCCCCAGCGTCACGATTGTGGTCAAGGACCCGACCCTGGTGGCTCAGTTTACTCATCCCAGTCTGGACCTTTTGGGCAGCGCTTTTGTTGAGGGTCGACTTGAACTTGAAGGCTCGATCAGCGAAGCCATTCGTGTGTGCGATGAGTTGAGTCAGGCATTGCTGGACGATGATGAAGACACCACGCCACCTCGCGTGCATCACGACAAGGCCACAGATGCCGAGTCCATTTCCTATCACTATGACCTGTCCAACGACTTCTATCAGTTGTGGCTCGACCGCGACATGGCCTACTCCTGTGGATATTTTGAAACCGGAGAAGAGAGCCTGGATGAGGCACAGCAAGCCAAGTTTCGTTTGCTGTGCCGCAAGCTGCGACTCAAACCCGGTGAATATTTATTGGATGTTGGTTGTGGCTGGGGTGGGCTGGCGCGTTTTGCCGCGAAGGAATACGGGATCAAGGTGTTCGGGATCACCCTGAGCAAAGAGCAACTCACACTTGCTCGCGAGCGGGTCAACGCCGAAGGCCTGCAAGACAAGGTTGATCTGCAACTGCTGGACTATCGTGACCTGCCTCAAGATGGGCGGTTCGATAAAATCGTCAGCGTCGGGATGTTCGAGCACGTGGGGCACGCCAACCTGCGTGAGTATTGCGAGATCCTGTCCAGGGCTGTGCGTGAGGGCGGGTTGGTGATGAATCACGGGATTACCTCCAAGCACACCGATGGTCGTCAGGTAGGCCGGGGGGCGGGTGATTTTATCGATCGTTATGTATTCCCCAACGGGGAGTTGCCGCATCTGTCGATGATGACTGCCGAAATCAGCGAAGCAGGACTGGAAGTGGTAGATGTCGAAAGTTTGCGTCTGCATTACGCGCGCACGCTGGAGCATTGGAGCCAGCGACTGGAGCACAGCCTTGAGGCTGCCGCCAGGCAGGTGCCGGAACAGGCCCTGCGAATTTGGCGGCTGTATCTGGCGGGGTGTGCTTACGCCTTTGCTCATGGATGGATCAACATTGATCAAATTTTAGCGACCAAGCCCCATGCGGATGGTTCGCTGGAGCTGCCACCAACCCGTGCGGACATTTATCGCTGA
- a CDS encoding serine hydrolase, translating into MFKQFFKPARTGAVFLLSCLAASIACATEKTTYPDAAASDPAKMGWMVGAPPPPDRIVRFADGSYFQFPAMRWSVSNFRQLMPTTNVSRGLGAPVPLAQALRTDIDGLTFVPLGSKQPMTWEQSLAANYTDGIVVLHRGKIIYERYFGVLNPEGQHGAMSMTKSVVGTMGAMLVADGTLDANKKIAEYVPELAKSAFGNATLRQVLDMTTGLKYSEDYADPNAEVWKHAQAGNPLPKPKGYTGPQTYMEYLQTVEPEGEHGQAFAYKTVNTDVLGWVIARVTGRNVAQLLSEKIWQRIGAEQAAYFTVDSIGTPFAGGGLNTGLRDMARFGEMIRNNGQYLGQQIVPKTVIDDIRGGGDKAAFAKAGYDLLKGSSYRDMWWVTHNADGAFMARGVYGQRTYIDPKAEMVIVRYASNPIASNSANDPVTIPAFEALAKQLIAHPE; encoded by the coding sequence ATGTTTAAACAATTTTTTAAACCTGCCCGTACCGGCGCAGTTTTTTTACTGTCTTGCCTGGCTGCCTCTATTGCCTGTGCCACTGAAAAAACCACTTACCCGGATGCTGCCGCCAGCGACCCGGCGAAAATGGGCTGGATGGTCGGCGCGCCGCCACCGCCTGATCGCATTGTGCGGTTTGCCGATGGCAGTTATTTCCAGTTTCCGGCCATGCGCTGGAGTGTTTCCAACTTTCGCCAATTGATGCCCACCACCAATGTTTCACGTGGTCTGGGCGCACCGGTACCGCTGGCTCAAGCCTTGCGCACGGATATCGACGGGTTGACCTTTGTGCCACTGGGCAGCAAGCAACCGATGACCTGGGAGCAATCTCTGGCGGCGAACTACACCGACGGCATTGTTGTATTGCATCGCGGAAAAATAATTTATGAGCGCTACTTTGGCGTCCTGAACCCCGAAGGTCAGCACGGCGCAATGTCGATGACCAAATCGGTGGTTGGCACCATGGGTGCCATGCTGGTGGCTGACGGCACGCTGGATGCCAATAAAAAAATTGCAGAGTATGTGCCGGAGCTGGCCAAGTCGGCTTTTGGCAACGCCACCTTGCGTCAGGTGCTGGACATGACCACGGGGCTCAAATACAGCGAGGATTATGCCGACCCCAATGCTGAAGTCTGGAAGCATGCCCAGGCCGGTAACCCGCTGCCCAAACCCAAGGGCTACACCGGCCCGCAAACCTATATGGAATATTTGCAGACAGTTGAGCCAGAAGGTGAGCACGGCCAGGCATTCGCCTATAAAACAGTTAACACCGATGTACTGGGCTGGGTGATTGCACGGGTGACAGGGCGCAACGTTGCACAGTTACTCTCCGAAAAAATCTGGCAACGCATTGGCGCAGAACAGGCTGCTTATTTTACCGTCGACTCAATCGGCACTCCGTTCGCAGGCGGCGGCTTGAATACCGGGCTGCGGGACATGGCCCGATTTGGCGAGATGATCCGTAATAACGGACAGTACCTTGGGCAGCAAATCGTGCCCAAAACGGTTATCGATGATATTCGTGGTGGTGGCGACAAAGCGGCTTTTGCCAAGGCCGGTTATGACCTTCTCAAAGGCAGCAGCTATCGTGACATGTGGTGGGTAACGCATAACGCCGATGGTGCCTTTATGGCTCGCGGTGTTTATGGGCAGCGCACCTACATCGACCCGAAAGCCGAGATGGTGATTGTGCGCTATGCCTCCAACCCGATTGCCAGCAACTCGGCGAATGATCCGGTGACCATTCCGGCGTTCGAGGCCCTGGCCAAGCAACTGATCGCTCACCCGGAGTGA
- a CDS encoding GNAT family N-acetyltransferase, translating into MKGFHSLQISVVKMNKPFISLCPEITRAHALTLMDWLEDERVTCYLSDSRHVSRSIEQAIDRTQLPILTHLFNQGGRFFMAFDRHDAPVGFVRLIKTGSNCEIVLVIGDSDKWGRNLGARTIREGMKLAFLDMRAKKLIAKIHPDNARSLKAFLRSGFVLESESPTLKSFSMTAGRYLKLLREGAVGDSTRIYITEIDKARLESLIALEQGPVVVELEHELERAIVVKPQQVACNVVTMNSRALLQLDDEEIEVALVYPEDADSNAGKHSVYSDIGAAILGYQEGDTIDWRISDRTRRIEIRKVLYQPEAAGHFHL; encoded by the coding sequence ATGAAGGGCTTCCATTCTTTACAAATAAGTGTGGTCAAGATGAACAAGCCTTTCATTTCGCTGTGCCCTGAAATTACTCGTGCACACGCGCTGACGTTGATGGATTGGTTGGAGGATGAACGCGTTACCTGCTATCTGAGCGATTCACGTCATGTCTCCCGCTCCATTGAGCAAGCCATTGATCGGACTCAATTGCCGATCCTGACCCATCTATTCAACCAGGGTGGCCGGTTCTTCATGGCCTTTGACAGGCATGACGCCCCAGTGGGTTTTGTCCGTCTAATCAAAACCGGCTCAAATTGCGAGATCGTTCTGGTCATCGGAGACAGCGACAAATGGGGCCGGAACCTTGGCGCCCGCACGATCCGCGAAGGCATGAAACTGGCCTTCCTCGACATGCGGGCCAAGAAGCTCATCGCCAAGATCCACCCGGACAACGCGCGCTCGCTGAAAGCCTTTCTACGCAGCGGCTTTGTGCTTGAGAGCGAATCGCCGACATTGAAGTCATTTTCCATGACGGCGGGGCGCTATCTCAAGCTCTTGCGAGAAGGTGCCGTTGGCGACTCCACCAGGATCTACATCACCGAAATCGACAAGGCCAGGCTGGAGAGTCTGATCGCGCTCGAGCAAGGCCCGGTCGTTGTTGAACTCGAACATGAGCTTGAGCGTGCCATTGTCGTCAAGCCGCAACAGGTGGCGTGCAATGTCGTCACGATGAACTCCAGGGCCTTGCTGCAACTGGACGACGAAGAGATCGAAGTGGCCTTGGTCTACCCTGAAGATGCGGACAGCAACGCAGGAAAGCATTCCGTGTATTCCGACATCGGCGCCGCCATTCTGGGCTATCAGGAGGGGGATACTATCGACTGGCGAATTTCTGATCGGACCCGCCGGATTGAGATCAGGAAAGTGCTTTACCAGCCGGAGGCTGCAGGCCACTTCCACCTGTAA
- the glmS gene encoding glutamine--fructose-6-phosphate transaminase (isomerizing) has protein sequence MCGIVGAVAERNITAILLEGLKRLEYRGYDSAGVAVFTNNGTLERMRRNGKVAELEQALAGEPLAGRLGIAHTRWATHGAPCERNAHPHFSGSDLAVVHNGIIENHEALREQLKGLGYVFTSDTDTEVIAHLLEHKLKDHNDLTAALKATVKELHGAYGLAVISAKQPDRLVAARSGSPLVIGLGLGENFLASDQLALRQVTDRFMYLEEGDIAEIHRDSVQIWDIDGHSVQRETVQYSDGAEAADKGEYRHYMLKEIHEQPAVVQRTLENRLGLDHVLVQAFGPQAKELFAKVRNVQIVACGTSYHAGMVARYWLESLAGIPCQVEVASEFRYRKVVVQPDTLFVSISQSGETADTLAALRNAKELGFLGSLAICNVGISSLVRESDLTLLTQAGREIGVASTKAFTTQLVGLLLLTLSLGQVRGTLEAGVEAQLVEELRRLPTRLGEALAMDSVVEKVAELFADKHHTLFLGRGAQFPVAMEGALKLKEISYIHAEAYPAGELKHGPLALVDNDMPVVTVAPNNELLEKLKSNLQEVRARGGELIVFADEQAGMTNGEGTHVINMPHIHDVLAPILYTIPLQLLSYYVAVLKGTDVDQPRNLAKSVTVE, from the coding sequence ATGTGCGGAATTGTAGGCGCAGTCGCTGAACGCAACATCACGGCCATTTTGCTTGAAGGCCTGAAACGACTTGAATACCGTGGCTACGACAGTGCAGGTGTTGCTGTTTTCACCAACAACGGCACCCTGGAACGCATGCGCCGCAACGGTAAAGTTGCTGAGCTTGAGCAAGCGCTGGCCGGTGAACCACTGGCAGGGCGACTGGGCATCGCTCACACCCGTTGGGCAACTCACGGCGCGCCTTGCGAGCGTAACGCTCACCCGCATTTCTCCGGTTCCGATCTGGCTGTGGTTCATAACGGTATCATCGAAAACCATGAAGCCTTGCGCGAGCAACTTAAAGGCCTGGGTTACGTTTTTACTTCGGACACTGATACTGAAGTCATTGCCCACCTGCTTGAGCACAAACTCAAAGACCACAACGACCTGACTGCTGCCCTCAAAGCCACTGTTAAAGAGTTGCACGGTGCGTACGGTCTGGCCGTGATCAGCGCCAAACAACCGGATCGTCTGGTTGCTGCCCGCAGCGGTAGCCCGCTGGTGATCGGCCTGGGTCTGGGTGAAAACTTCCTGGCTTCCGACCAATTGGCATTGCGCCAGGTAACTGACCGCTTCATGTACCTGGAAGAAGGCGATATCGCTGAAATCCATCGTGACAGCGTTCAGATCTGGGATATAGATGGCCACAGCGTTCAGCGTGAAACCGTGCAGTACAGCGATGGCGCTGAAGCGGCTGACAAGGGTGAATACCGCCACTACATGCTCAAGGAAATCCACGAGCAGCCAGCAGTGGTGCAGCGCACCCTGGAAAACCGCTTGGGTCTGGACCATGTGCTGGTACAAGCCTTCGGTCCACAGGCCAAGGAATTGTTCGCCAAAGTACGCAATGTTCAGATCGTAGCCTGTGGCACCAGCTACCACGCCGGGATGGTGGCTCGTTACTGGCTTGAAAGCCTGGCCGGTATTCCTTGCCAAGTCGAAGTGGCGAGCGAATTCCGTTATCGCAAAGTCGTGGTGCAGCCAGATACCTTGTTTGTTTCGATCTCTCAGTCGGGCGAAACCGCAGACACCCTGGCCGCTCTGCGTAATGCAAAAGAACTGGGCTTCCTTGGCAGCCTGGCGATTTGCAACGTAGGTATCAGCTCGCTGGTGCGTGAGTCTGATCTGACGCTGCTGACCCAAGCAGGTCGTGAAATTGGCGTGGCTTCCACGAAAGCCTTTACCACCCAGCTTGTAGGCCTGTTGCTGTTGACGCTGTCACTAGGTCAAGTGCGCGGCACCCTGGAAGCGGGCGTTGAAGCTCAGCTGGTTGAAGAATTGCGTCGTTTGCCGACACGTTTGGGCGAAGCCCTGGCGATGGACTCGGTTGTCGAAAAAGTGGCTGAATTGTTCGCCGACAAACACCACACCCTGTTCCTGGGTCGTGGCGCTCAGTTCCCGGTGGCAATGGAAGGTGCACTCAAGCTCAAGGAAATTTCGTACATCCATGCTGAAGCGTATCCAGCGGGCGAGTTGAAGCACGGCCCTCTGGCGCTTGTGGATAACGACATGCCGGTAGTGACTGTTGCACCGAACAATGAATTGTTGGAAAAACTGAAATCCAACCTTCAAGAAGTTCGTGCCCGTGGTGGTGAGCTGATCGTGTTTGCAGATGAACAGGCAGGCATGACCAATGGCGAAGGCACCCATGTGATCAACATGCCGCATATCCATGATGTGCTGGCACCGATCCTCTACACCATCCCGCTGCAATTGCTGTCGTACTACGTGGCCGTGCTTAAAGGCACGGACGTCGACCAGCCACGTAACCTGGCTAAATCCGTGACTGTGGAATAA
- a CDS encoding DeoR/GlpR family DNA-binding transcription regulator, producing MSKRNTPQRRHNILAMLAEQGEVSVDELAKRFETSEVTIRKDLAALESNGLLLRRYGGAITMPQELVSDVPQPVSLYKQAIARAAVGLIKEHARIIIDSGSTTAAMIPQLGLQPGLVVMTNSLHVANALSELEHEPVLLMTGGTWDPHSESFQGQVAEQVLRSYDFDQLFIGADGIDLQRGTTTFNELLGLSRVMADVAREVIVMVESDKIGRKIPNLELPWSSVHTLITDDRLPLEAREQIQARGITLLCAALS from the coding sequence ATGTCCAAACGCAATACACCACAACGCAGACACAACATCCTGGCCATGCTTGCAGAGCAAGGCGAAGTCAGTGTGGATGAGCTGGCCAAGCGCTTCGAAACCTCCGAGGTTACGATCCGCAAGGATTTGGCTGCACTCGAAAGTAACGGTCTGCTTTTACGTCGTTACGGTGGTGCTATCACCATGCCGCAAGAACTGGTCAGTGATGTTCCCCAACCGGTTTCACTTTATAAGCAAGCCATTGCCCGCGCGGCGGTTGGCCTGATTAAAGAGCATGCGCGCATCATCATCGACAGCGGCAGCACCACGGCTGCGATGATTCCACAATTGGGCCTGCAGCCGGGCCTGGTGGTGATGACCAACTCCCTGCACGTCGCCAATGCACTCAGTGAACTTGAACACGAGCCTGTGTTGCTGATGACCGGGGGCACCTGGGATCCGCACTCTGAATCCTTTCAGGGGCAGGTTGCCGAACAGGTGTTGCGATCCTACGACTTCGATCAACTATTCATCGGTGCTGACGGCATAGACCTGCAGCGCGGCACGACAACTTTTAACGAGTTGTTGGGTCTGAGCCGGGTCATGGCTGACGTCGCGCGAGAAGTGATCGTAATGGTCGAGTCGGACAAGATTGGTCGCAAGATACCCAACCTGGAACTGCCCTGGAGCAGCGTCCACACCCTTATTACCGATGATCGCCTGCCGCTGGAGGCACGCGAACAGATTCAGGCCCGGGGCATAACACTGTTATGCGCGGCCCTAAGCTAG
- the glmU gene encoding bifunctional UDP-N-acetylglucosamine diphosphorylase/glucosamine-1-phosphate N-acetyltransferase GlmU — translation MSLDIVILAAGQGTRMRSSLPKVLHPVAGNSMLGHVIHSARQLKPTGIHVVIGHGAELVRERLAADDLNFVLQDKQLGTGHAVAQALPFLTAQNVLILYGDVPLIEVETLQRLLKQVGPEQLGLLTVNLADPTGYGRIVRDANGNVSAIVEHKDATEAERAISEGNTGILALPTQHLGDWMSRLSNNNVQGEYYLTDVIAMAVNDGLVVATEHAHDPMEVQGANDRKQLSELERHYQLREARRLMALGVTLRDPSRFDVRGEVTVGRDVLIDINVILEGRVVIEDDVVIGPNCVIKDSTLRKGVVVKANSHIDGAVMGENSDAGPFARLRPGSVLDARAHVGNFVELKNAHLGEDAKCGHLTYLGDAEVGPRTNIGAGTITCNYDGANKWKTVLGADVFIGSNNSLVAPVDISNGATTAAGSTISQDVAPEQLAVGRARQRNIDGWKRPVKQPKA, via the coding sequence ATGTCTCTCGATATCGTTATTCTCGCTGCAGGTCAGGGAACCCGCATGCGTTCATCCTTGCCAAAGGTTCTGCATCCCGTGGCAGGCAACTCCATGCTCGGCCATGTTATCCACAGCGCTCGCCAGCTCAAGCCGACCGGCATCCACGTCGTTATCGGGCACGGTGCCGAACTGGTCCGCGAGCGTTTGGCAGCTGATGATCTGAACTTTGTGCTGCAAGACAAGCAATTGGGGACTGGCCATGCCGTGGCCCAGGCATTGCCATTTTTGACAGCTCAAAATGTGCTGATCCTTTATGGGGATGTGCCGCTGATCGAAGTTGAGACCTTGCAGCGTTTGCTTAAGCAAGTCGGCCCTGAGCAATTGGGTCTGCTGACTGTGAACCTGGCCGATCCGACCGGTTATGGCCGGATCGTGCGTGACGCCAACGGCAACGTCAGTGCCATCGTTGAGCATAAGGATGCGACCGAAGCCGAACGTGCCATCAGTGAAGGCAACACCGGGATTTTGGCGTTGCCGACCCAGCACCTGGGTGACTGGATGAGCCGCCTTTCGAACAATAACGTCCAGGGCGAGTATTACCTGACCGACGTGATTGCGATGGCAGTGAATGATGGTCTGGTCGTGGCTACCGAACATGCACACGACCCGATGGAAGTGCAGGGCGCCAATGATCGCAAGCAACTCAGTGAGCTGGAGCGTCATTACCAGTTACGCGAAGCCCGACGCTTGATGGCATTGGGTGTGACCTTGCGCGACCCGTCCCGTTTCGATGTGCGCGGTGAAGTGACGGTGGGCCGTGACGTGCTGATCGATATCAACGTGATTCTGGAAGGCCGTGTGGTCATCGAAGATGACGTGGTGATTGGCCCCAATTGCGTGATCAAAGACAGCACCTTGCGCAAAGGCGTGGTAGTTAAAGCCAACAGCCATATCGACGGCGCCGTGATGGGTGAAAACAGCGATGCCGGCCCATTCGCTCGTTTGCGCCCGGGTAGCGTGCTGGATGCCCGTGCCCATGTGGGTAACTTTGTCGAATTGAAAAATGCCCACCTGGGTGAAGATGCCAAGTGCGGCCATCTGACTTACCTGGGGGATGCTGAGGTCGGGCCACGCACCAACATTGGCGCGGGCACGATCACCTGTAACTACGATGGCGCCAACAAGTGGAAAACCGTGTTGGGGGCCGATGTGTTTATCGGTTCGAACAACTCTCTGGTAGCGCCTGTGGATATCTCCAACGGTGCAACCACCGCAGCGGGCTCAACCATCAGCCAGGATGTTGCCCCTGAGCAACTGGCAGTCGGTCGTGCGCGCCAGCGAAATATTGACGGCTGGAAGCGTCCGGTTAAGCAGCCAAAGGCTTGA
- a CDS encoding F0F1 ATP synthase subunit epsilon, with translation MTVHCDIVSAEGEIFSGQVEMVIAHGSLGDLGIALGHAPLITELKPGPIRLIKLGGEAEVFYISGGYLEVQPNMVKVLADTVQRAADLDEASAQEAVKAAEKALNERGAEFDYGSAAARLAEAAAQLRTVQQIRKKFGG, from the coding sequence ATGACAGTCCATTGCGATATCGTCAGTGCGGAAGGAGAAATCTTTTCCGGTCAGGTCGAGATGGTGATTGCGCACGGCAGCCTGGGTGATCTTGGTATCGCTCTGGGTCATGCTCCGCTGATCACTGAACTCAAGCCAGGTCCGATCCGCCTGATCAAATTGGGTGGTGAAGCCGAGGTGTTTTACATCTCCGGTGGTTACCTCGAGGTTCAGCCGAACATGGTCAAGGTTCTTGCCGACACCGTGCAACGTGCTGCCGACCTGGATGAAGCCTCCGCTCAGGAAGCCGTCAAGGCTGCCGAGAAGGCCCTGAACGAAAGAGGCGCAGAATTCGATTACGGATCTGCTGCTGCACGACTGGCCGAGGCTGCAGCTCAGCTGCGCACCGTTCAGCAAATCCGCAAAAAGTTTGGCGGCTAA